The Aggregatilinea lenta genome includes a region encoding these proteins:
- a CDS encoding YesL family protein — translation MPRLRVREDNADRLWEAYYQAGDLIVVNLLWVVTSLPVITAVPALGALFHATNRLAHGGSAGWRVFWEGFREQFWLSWRWAAINAAAFGVLGVNVWFYGQVDADWAGAVQTAFVILLALWGELTLFTFPLLLEQSDQRFVTALRNSAVMLLRQPGPVLWAVLLVLAVAVPSVLILPPAWIIISGSLCAYLANRAVVQAIRALAEASR, via the coding sequence GTGCCGCGACTGCGCGTGCGTGAGGACAACGCGGATCGTCTGTGGGAGGCGTACTATCAGGCGGGCGACCTGATTGTGGTCAACCTGCTGTGGGTGGTGACTTCGCTGCCGGTGATCACGGCGGTGCCCGCGCTGGGCGCGCTGTTCCACGCCACGAACCGGCTGGCGCACGGCGGCAGCGCCGGGTGGCGCGTCTTCTGGGAAGGCTTCCGCGAACAGTTCTGGCTGAGCTGGCGTTGGGCGGCGATCAATGCCGCCGCCTTTGGCGTGCTGGGCGTGAACGTGTGGTTTTACGGGCAGGTCGATGCGGACTGGGCGGGCGCGGTGCAGACCGCGTTCGTGATCCTGCTGGCGCTGTGGGGCGAGCTGACCCTGTTCACGTTTCCGCTGCTGCTCGAACAGTCGGATCAGCGCTTTGTGACCGCGCTGCGCAACAGCGCCGTGATGCTGCTGCGCCAGCCGGGACCGGTGCTGTGGGCGGTGCTGCTGGTGCTGGCGGTCGCCGTGCCGAGCGTGCTGATCCTGCCGCCCGCGTGGATCATCATCTCCGGCAGCCTGTGCGCGTATCTCGCCAACCGCGCGGTGGTTCAGGCGATCCGGGCGCTGGCGGAAGCCAGCCGTTAG